The DNA segment tgaaattaattatatcaaattattaatacctggagaggtagttgtcttggatcgaacgacaattggaattccaaaaagaccttcagcatttttatataaagataatttatgaataatcttatcttgaacctcaatgctgagaactaatcttgcaacacactgatataacccacccaaaacttctgcatcaaatccaacagatttaatcttataaaagaattcagggttcaaataatatcctgttgcatgtaagggacgatgaagttgacaattccatctttcgtcaatgattgtaaaaattttctcatatttttcttcattttcattaaaagatcttttaatcgtctcctttgctctatccatagtctcataaatatatcacattgcaggcttattttcattatccaccaaccgaaggactcgaacaaaagggcccattacctttaatatataaactacatgattccaaaaggatggcattaagatgatatcagcagccctcttgccttttgcttcttttgcccatttgcttgtcacatATTTCTCAGAgataaacatatttctcagagtatgtttttgacgatgcacgctttgtaatgtcaagaatgaagtagcaaatcgggtaacacaATGTCTCattaattctttattccctgtaaattctctcatcatattcaaagccccaatatgattataaagaaatccaacaacaaaaattgctctTTCtaagattttcttgatttctaagatctttccaatatcttccaacattaaatcaatacaatgtgctgcacatggagtccaatacaagtgttgtcttttttattcaagcaatttacctgagacaaaagataacaaaaatgataagacttaagagtttaacacacttaattgaagataaaataattaacaaaaataaaaggtgaatattaccagctaaaacatagttgcttccaattgtcggttatgatttgaacgatattttgttctccaatttcttccacgaagttgtcaagtaaatcatatatcttgtctccagattttacaaaagatgaagcatctatcgaCTTCACAaatatagtccctaaagaacaattaaccataaaattaattatactattgtgcctcctgtcagtccaaacatctgacattatagagcaaccatgtgttgcccatgattctttatgaccctttagtaagtcatttgtataattcaactctttttgcagcaatggaactcgcatctcataataacttggaggttttaatcctgcaccatatcttccaatagcttcaatcatatccttaaaactatctaaacgagttgtactaaggggaagaccagcctgatagaagaagcgagcaatatgctgaattgttcttcctcttatttctttatcacaagcatcacttatatttgtttgtctcaattttgagcctcatgtttgcccttgttgtttctgggatccttgaagcatatatagatccatcggtccttttctacctttcttagtactcataacttctttttccttttcacttgggttaatactcacagaataatcttcttcttatccctgagatgttcaacattgtcttctggtaaattcccataagattcattcttttatgtcttcttttcattcatataattcagcaacttttcttttacctcaggtggacatttttttCAAGCTGctacattcttgaaatttcctactagatgttgttttggacgaaaaataccacctctggtagtcttatcgtagaatatgcaagtcaccgcattaggatctttcggatccttcaaataattatacttccatgcaggatcttttttttgaTACCATCGGAGactattgagttgctctctacacttgccatttacgttgaaacctaacaataatttcaaataaataaaaattaacaacattaaaatcaaaataatatattattaatctattaacagaaaattaatcattttaaaatttaaataaacttaatattaagagtatactgagcctgatggagaaacgaggaagcagcggcgagcggcgacggcAGCAGTAGCGACGAgcgacagcagcggcgagcggcggcagcgggaaagggaaagggagcagaaggcgcgagcagcgggaggcctcgagggaggcgcgagcagcgggaagactCGCGGGAGGGCttgcaggaggcgagagggctcgcgggaggcgtgagcaacgggagggctcgagggaggcgcgagcaacgagaaggctcgcgggagggctcgtaggagacgcgagcagcgagagggctcgcgagaggcgcgagcagcgggagggctcgcgggagggctcgtaggaggcgcgagcagcgagagggctcgcgggaggcgcgagcagcgggaaggctcacgggagggctcgcgggaggcgcgagcagcgacagcggcgagcagcggtagcgggagcagcggcagcgagcgacgagatcaggatcgggatcgagagcggcagcggtagcaggttagtgttgggttagggttagggttagggttagggttggggttatatcggtttagttggctcgattgaaccaactaacaatcgaaccagacctaaaattctggttcggtcgccttggtttacccaggcgctcgcccgaagtgcccagcgcctgggctcgggtgagcgcctaggcgacgcctatttgaagcgcgctgcctgggacattagcgaggcgctctcgcctcacctcgcccgagcaccttttgCAATCATTGTTTCAAATATTTAGTTTTTGCAAAGGATTAATAATGGAAATAATGGAAGCAGAATCTAATGAAAGAAATAGCGGCTCCTTCAACATAATAATCAAATCATGGATATGAGTTTGCTTGCCAACATAAAAATCATGTCTTTCCATGCATCTTCCAGAGTACACAAGTCCCCACTTAAAGCAATGTTGTCACCAAACCATATACCTGTGATTGCCGGTGATCACATTTATCCAAGCTGACTTGGAGAATCAAATTTGCAGGCTTTGACCACTTTATTACAACATCAGGGGAAGCTCTTTGACTTGGTCTTATGTCTTCTCTAGCGGTTGTCTACAGTATGTATTAATACATTGCTCATCAAAAGACTCACATGATAGTGGGTCCTTCAATGCCATTATTCATGGAGGAAGGAAGCTCTTTTTTAGTTGAAGATACCATACTAACTACTAAGAACATTTGCTTTTGCTGGTACATTAAAGGATGTGATTGGGCTCTCATACTGAGCTTTGGCTGTGGCAATGATAGATGTGTCAGGAATTCCAAATGACACTGTAACTTTGTTGGACAAGGTGGTCAAGAAAGTAATTTAGAATCCAAGAGATCAGAGGTTCATAGGATCACAGGTTATTCTTAATTTATAGTAATAAAATTAAGTATATTGATTGTTCCAAATTCCATGTTGACAAAAATCTCATTCATTAGGTTCATCTCTTTATCTGctaccccatatatatatatatatatatatatatatatatatatatatatatatatatatatatatatatatatataatacacacACACATCCTTCAAGGTCAGAGATTTTTACATTTATActtataaattaaaaattttcatatacAACCCTTCACAATCTAAAACTTAAAGTTATTGTGATGCTAAAGGTATTGattcttgatatatttttcttactcaaacaaattaaCGTTGACTAGGGTCAAAATTGGTCAGGGGGTTGACCAAAGTGGCCCTATGTGAAGCACCTTAAAATTTAAAAGAGTAGATGTATGTCATTGAAGTTTAAAagagtagatatatatatatatatatatatatatatatatatatatatatatatatatatatatatatatatatatatatataaagataacaAACAACTGTTGCCTCCATCCGCAAGTGATCCCACAACCAAGACAAGGAGGAATCCTAATCCTTTCCCTCCCccacctcttttaatgtcttttaTAAAGTTGAAAGCACACATAATCCTGATTCCATTATTTAGATTATGAAATCTGGCTGCGAAACATATATCGTATGTAAACATTATATACATGATGTGTTGTAATTATTGTTAATTGAAATGATATAAAATGATACGTTTGTGCAGTTATAATGTCTGAGCAATTTAATTTGGGTTTTATTATAATTCGGTCGTCATAATTTCTAGAATTTCGAATAGGACAACATCAGGTGCAGAAGCGTAATATTGGGCTTCGTATGGGACGAATAAGTAAAAGCCGCCGATGGAAGCAAGAACGAATGCCTTGCTCTGTTTCCCGGCTCCTGTGGGGCTTATATTCCCTCTCCCTCGTTGCTCAGGAACTACGCTTGGAGCTCCGGCGATGGCGTTCTGGTGGCCGCTGCTCGTCCTCGGTGTCGCCTTCGTGGTATGCCGCTTCCTCCTGATGCTCATTCCCCCTAGCGTCCCCTCCATCGAGGTCGATGCATCCGATGGTACATTCCGCGACTCTCCcttcctttttctctcttttctgctTTTTATGGGGGGTTGTTTTCGTGATTTCTGTGCTCGGATTGATTCAGTGCTGGAAGATGGGAGCCAGACCAAAGAGAACAGCTTCATATATGTGAGAATCCTTAAATGCTATTGCTTCCACATGCATTTTGCTGTTCTTCTGTCGAATCAGCATTCTTTTTTCTGTTTGATTGGATCTCATGCCTGTTATGGCGTTCTCTTATGTTTCATAAACATACAAGGAGTCGAATCGCGTTAGGTTATTATAGGAAAAAGTTCAATTTGCAATGTTACCGTTTTTGAACTTGAGATGCTGCTCTCTAAACATGGAATCCTGTAACTGGATTACCAAACTGTAGTCGATTAAGTTGGAATTCTTGTGGTTTTGCCTCATTTGGcttcttttattttaatttggTCATAGTTCGTCCCGtttgtttgtatttttattaataaaatatctgAGAGACTTGAAGCTtaatatatttgatctattgCAGATACCAAGGAAGGGGAGAGTGCCACAAACAGACAAGGTTCAATGCTACGAGCCAGCAACTATGAAATACCTGGGCTTTACCCAAGCTTCAACCCCGGATGAGGTGGATCACACAACTCTGTAGTCCATTCATGGATTCTCTTCACAGTTTGATTTTACAAATTCACCTTTTATTTCTAACAGACATAAAGTTGGCTGGTGGCACAGATATAGCCGTTGATTTCATgatcatgatgattcttgattgttGTAATTTTGTCAAATAAAGGATATGTGTTAATTATATCTCACTTGCTTAGTCGTGTTGATTCTATCTCACTTTCTTGGTCAAGTTGTTTTCTTCTCTACCAAGATTAATTGCTCTGTGTTAAGCAATTTCTTATTCTTATTTGTCTCTGCCTTTCTCTAGGATAACAATGTATGTTTATTGTTTTTTTCAAAAATGCTGATCTTTTTTACCATACAAAAAAGAACTGGAAGAAAGGATCTCATGCATAGGAACTTTTGTTATCAAATTAACGGTTCAACTTCTGTGATTTAACTTCCTTCATTCAAAAGGCATCAAGCTCTAGGATCCTAAAGGATGCAGGAAGTTAGAACAGAAGTCCTTAACTTTATGTGTTTGTAAATTTTAGTGAAATTAACATGTTTGTTGTCTTTAGAACTGTCTTTTCAGCTGCATCATATAcattgaatttttttataattagattCAAATATGATTTTCCCATATGTCCTGTAAATTTGGCTGGGAGACATCATAAGGTTCATGTGCTTTAGGCTTCACTATTATCTTCTGACTTCTGATAACTATTAATTCTAAACAAGCTAGCTTTGGTTCTTAACTTTTAAATCCTTGGGCATGATATTCAGTATTGTCTTTCTCTTAAATATTGATGAAGATTAGTTTAGAACTCACTTTTGTTGCTTTTTTGCGGATGTTGAAAGGTGTTTCCAAATTATTTGATCAGGTCAAGGAGCATGTTGCACAAGCCAGAGAGGCACAAAAAATATGGGCAAGTAGCAGCTTCCGTAAAAGACGAGAGTTCTTGAGAATCCTTCTGAAGTATATAATTGATCATCAGAAGCTTATATGCGAGTGAGGAACAAAATTTGAGTGAAAacgctctctctttctctctcttcgtaGGGATTTATACATGCTTTCTAGCCTCAAGGGTATTGCTATCGCTTTTCCTCAAAGTTGTTAACATACAACATGGCATTGAAGGCATTTTATTTTTAGGAAGTACTGAGCACCTTTTTCAGAACATTTTAAATGTTTATGCTGATATCATATTATGGGACTTTACCATTTTATACTTGTGAAGAACTTGCATTAGGGTGACTCTTTTGAAATGCCCAAATAATTCTGATTGGTCTTACAGCCTACCTTTCTTTTGTGTGGCTTGAGTAGCATAGATCTAAATAACGATTGTGTTTGAATTCCTCGTTTTCAATGGTATCATTCAGTCCTTAAGTTCTTTATAGTTCTCTGTCAATGTGGAACAATGCAACAacctcatgatttctcatttgTTGTAGGGTATCTTCTAGGGATACCGGAAAGACAATGGTTGATGCTTCTTTAGGAGAGATAATGACAACATGTGAAAAAATAACTTGGCTTCTGGCTGAGGGTGAGAGGTGGCTAAAGCCTGAATACAGGTTAATTCTCATATCTGACTCAACTAAATCTGCGtttctttctttctgtttttgtcaaatgaattgtGTCTTTTCAAAATTAGGCTCTTTGATGCAATACAAATGTGTGCTAGTTTGTCTGCTGAAGTTCTAGTTTGGCATGAGCATTTCTTTTAAAATTTGAGTGTTTATTTTCATATTTGTCTTAGTTATttttacataatatttttgtttcGCTTAGTCTTGATTCTTGTGGCACCATATTGAATATTGATTtacccaaggtatgcaataccgtaccgtaccggtgtttcgaggttggctcgatacggtacggtaccggcgtaccgagtggtacacaaAGGCTTACCGAGctatttcctcttactgtagcactgctacagtgtatcACTGTAGCACTGTCCAtctggtagcgggcggtccacgtaccggtatgccgtcggaccggtacgtaccgctcgtactggacggtaccattcgaaattgcataccatggatTTACCGGTGATTATGATGATTTATAGTTCTTTTGGAACAAAGAACCTAGATAACCATCTCTactttggtaaaaaaaaaaatgtttttgttACTTGTTTGGTGTAGGCTTATGCAGGACAGATTAGAAAATGGTTGATGAAAGATATTATTTTTCCAATATTACATGCAGAGTGATGGCCAAAACCATTCTCATCTTGTAGAAAATACATATCATTGTGTTTGGAAATAAATAATCTGACTTAAgtgagaaaagaaaaagggaaaaaagcaTAAACGGAGTCACAAAAAGATAGGGGGTCAAAATATCTGACTTCAGTGAGATCGAGCCTTGGTTCCATGGTAAATTTGCTCCTTTTGTACCCGGGTGATCAGGTTCCAGTCATAAAAACAACTGTTTGCATTCAAGAGCATGGTTGCATAAATTGATCCTCAGTGTTGCATAAATCATTGCCACTGTATCTCTTGGTGGCATGGCTTGACAAATCATTGGACAGACATGGGAACACTGGCAACACAATTAAGTGATGAGGCAACACAACAATAACGATCATAAACAGCAAAATACATGCCTTCCCTCAGCTCCTTACAAAGAACTGATGAAAATTCTTTTTCACTTTTCATCGACATTGTTATTATCAAGATCATTGTCCCagctgttctatcaatatgggccGAACCATAAAGCATTACTAAGAACCAGAAAACTTCATGGAATTAGTATCAAATTTTGGTGGCTACTCTAAATTTCTAAAGTTGAGCACAAGTTCCTAGCCATGGCAAGTTAAGGCAAGATTTGCCTAAGAATGCAAGGCATACTTGTCAGGAATGTTATACCTTATTGCATTTTAAGCTAAATTTAGTAGCGGTCAAATCAGACTCTAAAATTTCCTTATACTTGGGAACATAGTGGACAACGGCATTCACAAAATTGTTATACAGAGCAATTTTTCTTAGAGAAACAAATTAAGCATTTAACAGAGAATAGATGATATTTCTTCAACTATTTTCTAACTCCAGGTCTTCTGGGCATTCAATGTTGCACAAGAGAGCAAAAGTGGAATTTTATCCCCTCGGGGTAATTGGAGCTATTGTTTCTTGGAATTATCCCTTCCACAATGTTTTCAACCCCATGCTAGCAGCAGTATTCTCAGGAAATGCTGCAGTGATAAAGGTATATTACTTAATTAGGATGTTGTTGCTCCTTCATGATGTTAAGTTACCTTGCAGAACTGTGTACCTGAATATATTTCAGAAATTCTTCAGTTATCATGGTCTTTCTTACAATGTCTGTAAGGTGTGCTTTGCCTTCAAAGGCTAGTATACCTTTTAACTTTATGACTTTGTAGTCCTAGATGGTgtcaaatattagaaaaatattgcTTATACTCTTACCAAAATTGAAGGAAGTTTTTTGCTTGAACTTTCACCACAATAAACATGTGTTCTATGGAAAATTTTATTCTTGATAGAGTCTTTCTGTTCTACAATGTTTCTAACACAGAAAAGTAGGCTTGGTTTTACTGCTTCTGTATTTCAGAAATTGTCAAGCTTGCAAAAGAAAACACATTCCCAATGGCTAAAGTTGATATATTAGCCTAattaatagtttttttttctctttagtgACTTGAGCTGAATGGCATTGATATAGATTTATCTGGACTTCTTTATTCAAGAAGAATTGGTTTTTTAAAGTTAAATGTTTGTTAACATAGATTGCAGTTCAGTTTAATCTTTGTTTATGTGGATCTCCAAATGCAAAGGGCACATCTGTTGGTGTGTCTCTCTTGCCTTCTTGTCCGTGTCGTTATTGGTGTTAAACTAAAGTGGGTTACTGCAGTTATCTTCTGATACATTCTTTGctggatatatattttttgtaaccAAGTCATCAAGAGATCACCTCACATGTCTTTGTTACTGAGATAAAGTTTGTGCATACCAAGTTGTTTATATTTCCAACTTCCAAGTATCTGTTGTAGATTATCACCTTTGCATTTGTCTGAAATGGAAAAGTGACTTGCAGGTTTCAGAGCACGCAAGTTGGTCTGGGTTGTTTTATTTCCGAATCATTCAAGCTGCCCTTGCTGCTGTTGGAGCTCCAGATAATCTGGTTCACATAATAACAGGGTATCCAGACGTTTTCAGGAATTTATAGTTGTGCTGAAAGTGAATCATATACAACTTAATTTAATGCTGCAGCTTTGCTTTTTGCCTACCAGATTTACAGAAACTGGACAAGCTCTTGTATCTTCAGTTGACAAAATAATCTTTGTTGGATCACCTGGAGTAGGCAAGATGGTAATAGCTTACAATTATTGCTGGTAGTTGTCTATTGTCTTCAATTGCTTTTCTTACCTAATGTgtaattttttttcatgtttGAGCATCACACACATATAACTGTTCAGCTGCTAAAAGTTTTTATTCTTCAGATTCTGTTATCCGATAATGCATTTGCTAGCTGTTGGTGACTGTGTTTTTCTTGCTTTGGAAGAATCTTAATATTGTCCATCTTCCCAGATATAACTTTCATAACTTCCATTTCGCTGCTCTACTAGCTCTGTATTCAAGTCACTAAGATGTAGAAAAAAAATCATGCTGTTTTTTTTCTAACTCACAGGTTTGCTAGATGACATAATAGAATTTAACTTGACACTGGACAGTCAATTAGAGATATTTATTATGCTCTTTTTGCCTCTTAGTTCTGATTCGTAGAACCTGCAGATTTGATGAGTTGTTCAATTCATGTAGCAGCAACATTTGTACCTAGAAGTTTAGGCTTCTGATCAATATTATCTTGTATAGATGTTAAATAACAAAATTTGTACATGAACTAAACCAAATGTCTCTTCAGGTTCATTAGTTAAAGCTATGGTCTTGGAGTACCATGACTTATGGTTATGAGATCTATTTATTTGTGCTATTCATacttctctttttggctttcttATATCAGATCATGCAGAAGGCTTCTGAGACCTTAATACCAGTCACATTCGTGCTTGGTGGGAAAGATGCTTTTATAGTGTGTGAAGACATAGACTTGCCTACTGTATGAAAATTTCTAATTTTACTCGTGCCCTTTGCAGAAAGCTTGTTTTGTGTTTATAGCTCTTTCCTCTAACATACAGTATTCTGTTCTAAGTGAGGTGTTCTTTGCAAATTGCCAGAGCCCCTAATATGtctgtaaaaaaatattttgatgtttAGGTTGTGCAAGTTGCCATGAGAGGTGCTCTTCAATCCAGTGGACAAAATTGTGCTGGTGCTGAAAGATTCTATGTTCATGAAAGAATCTATCCTGATTTTGTTGATCAGATAGTCACTCTTGTGAAATCAATTTCTGTTGTAAGTACAAACTGTCTTGCTTAGCAAACAACAGATGAAGTGCAATCTTGTCATTCATTGTGAtttctaatattttcttttctatAGAAGTGATAATGGGAGatcttttatataatttttaaagtatTGGTCGACAAACAGAGATAGTCTTGTTGCTTTCTGAATGAAGGTGCATACTTTGCTTTATCATTAACATCTATATTCCTAAAAAAGTTGAAATAGGATATCTATTTCGTTCTTTTGTCTGTTACATAAGTTGATGATGAGAGGAATTAAGAGGCATGGTTTCCAGCACTATCTTGATTATTTCAATTGTTACAAAGTCCTTGATGTAAGAAAATGGTCTATGCCAACTTGAAATTTAAGCTTGAACCAGGTGATGCTGCAAGCATTAGTCCTATGAGGCATGGTTTGTGTCTAGTCATGGTTTTTGACTGACCTGAACTGTACATTTCAGTAGTGGACCTAATTTTAGTTTAAGATCACAATGAACTTGGGTCTAATATGACACTTCAGCTCCCATTGTCCTTACCAGTCTGACCCTGTGATGCCACCCAATTTCATAATTGGCTTCTTGTAAACATCATCCTTCCTGACTTTAGATTTGAATATCTGAGATACATTTGGATGAAATTCCCATGTGTTCCTTAGACATGGCTAGAAGTCTTGTGGTTGTTTAAGTTTGAGTAATAAGCCTTAACACGTCCATTTTAGTAGATTTTGTTCATGATAGCAGTATCATAGTGTCATGATAGGTTCCCCTTCCCCCTCTGTGCCTTTTGTGTTATCTGCAGTACAAACAGCCTCTAATGATATCCCAGAGCCATTGTAGGTAATTTGTAGGTCATCATATCTGAAACAGTTTCAGACTGGTTGATAAGTGGAATTTTCCTGGTCAAATTTTGCAATATAACATAGGTTATTTTTTAATTGTAAACATTGTGTAACTACCTGAATTGTCATTTTGGATTATGTAGCACAAGAGCTAGGTGCTTCTTTTTTGTTCAGCAAATAGTTTCGTCATTATAGAATCTGGCTATTAGATGACTAGTCAAAATTTCAGAGGAAATCAAATccttttgttattttattatcttttctaGGGGCCTCCGCTATCTGGAAGGTATGATATGGGTGCTATATGTGTCCAAGAACACTCTGAAAAGCTTCAGAATCTTGTGAATGATGCTCTGGACAAAGGAGCTGAAATTGTAGGTAGAGGAAACTTTGGCCATCTGGGAGAAGATGCAGTAGATCAATTTTTCCCTCCAACTGTAATAGTGAATGTTGATCATACAATGAAATTGATGCAAGTAGAGGTAACTAAAATCTTTCAAGCATTCACTTGTGTTCCATCATACAGTTTCTAAGTATTTTATCTAACAGACTTTTGGACCAATCATCCCAATCATGAAATTTAGTTCTGATGAAGAGGTTATCAAACTTGCAAATGACTCGAATTATGGTCTTGGTTGTGCTGTTTTCTCTGGGAACCAGAAGCGTGCAATTGCAATTGCTTCCCAGTTGCACTGTGGTGTAGCAGCAATCAATGATTTTGCTTCAACTTACATGTGCCAggtaatttttataatttggcaTACTTCTGCTCTTGCTTCCTAAGCAAATTTCTTTCTAGTGTTGCCTGAGCATATATCTATACATTATCTAAGCTCACCAAGATACTCCTAGGTACTCGATCTTTTAATGTTTGTCATGTTCATGACAGATATATGTCTCATTTAGTactctgtttttttttctttttgcatgatatTTTTGTATATGTACTTTGGAGATATTTGGACTTGTCTTTTGATTGAATATTTACACATGCTGATGTTCAACTATCATGGAACTTTTATGCTCGGTAGATAATAGAGCGATTTTTCTGAGGAATAGTCTCTTTGATCATATAGCTTGGAGAAAGCAAGGATAAAATTGCTAGAGCATGCACCTGTTGGTACCATGCTGGTTATATATCAGCTTAGTGCAGAGGCATACCAATCCATTATGTATGGCAGATTATTGCTGGTGCATATCACACCTTGCCAGTGTGATCAGAGACTCACATATGCCACTAAAGTGAATTTATATGGTCCATGACTTGCCATGCAGATGCATCGGCAGGGCATTGAAGGACATGTACCATATCAGTGGTTGATTAGCTCAGGCAACAAGGCATATTGATCACTGAAATGAACTATAAAGTATATTTTCTCCCTAGGTTTTTGGAACTATGGTGAAGGAAACAGGAGGACTCAATGTAGTGACATCTTTCCCTGAGTGGTTGGTATTTAAAGATTTGTTGTGACTTATAGTTGGATGGAACGAGGTACTCTTTCAAGTTCCTGTGGGATCAAAGATTTTCATTGATGAAGTATATTTAACCCAGAAGCTCTGAGGTTTTCATTCAAGAATAGACGGTTTAAAATTCCTGCATTGGTTGGTCTTGAAAGATTTTCATTGGTTGGTATTTAAAGATTTGTTGTGACTTATAGTTTCATGGAAAGAGGTACTCTTTCAAGTTCCTGTGGGATCAAAGATTTTCATTGATGAAGTATATTTAACCCAGAAGCTCTGAGGTTTTCATTCAAGAATAGATAGTTTAAAATTCCTGCATATTTTTATTCAGTTAACGTTATCTAAACTCTGATCTTGTATTGTCATCATGAAAAATTCTCGGTGCA comes from the Musa acuminata AAA Group cultivar baxijiao chromosome BXJ2-8, Cavendish_Baxijiao_AAA, whole genome shotgun sequence genome and includes:
- the LOC103993327 gene encoding aldehyde dehydrogenase 22A1-like isoform X4, whose product is MHPMIPRKGRVPQTDKVQCYEPATMKYLGFTQASTPDEVKEHVAQAREAQKIWASSSFRKRREFLRILLKYIIDHQKLICEVSSRDTGKTMVDASLGEIMTTCEKITWLLAEGERWLKPEYRSSGHSMLHKRAKVEFYPLGVIGAIVSWNYPFHNVFNPMLAAVFSGNAAVIKVSEHASWSGLFYFRIIQAALAAVGAPDNLVHIITGFTETGQALVSSVDKIIFVGSPGVGKMIMQKASETLIPVTFVLGGKDAFIVCEDIDLPTVVQVAMRGALQSSGQNCAGAERFYVHERIYPDFVDQIVTLVKSISVGPPLSGRYDMGAICVQEHSEKLQNLVNDALDKGAEIVGRGNFGHLGEDAVDQFFPPTVIVNVDHTMKLMQVETFGPIIPIMKFSSDEEVIKLANDSNYGLGCAVFSGNQKRAIAIASQLHCGVAAINDFASTYMCQSLPFGGVKHSGFGRFAGVEGLRACCLVKSVVEDRWWPYIKTVIPKPIQYPVEENAFEFQESLVEALYGLNVWDRLRALTSVVKIISEKSTKPINAKKRQ
- the LOC103993327 gene encoding aldehyde dehydrogenase 22A1-like isoform X3 — encoded protein: MAFWWPLLVLGVAFVVCRFLLMLIPPSVPSIEVDASDVLEDGSQTKENSFIYIPRKGRVPQTDKVQCYEPATMKYLGFTQASTPDEVKEHVAQAREAQKIWASSSFRKRREFLRILLKYIIDHQKLICEVSSRDTGKTMVDASLGEIMTTCEKITWLLAEGERWLKPEYRSSGHSMLHKRAKVEFYPLGVIGAIVSWNYPFHNVFNPMLAAVFSGNAAVIKVSEHASWSGLFYFRIIQAALAAVGAPDNLVHIITGFTETGQALVSSVDKIIFVGSPGVGKMIMQKASETLIPVTFVLGGKDAFIVCEDIDLPTVVQVAMRGALQSSGQNCAGAERFYVHERIYPDFVDQIVTLVKSISVGPPLSGRYDMGAICVQEHSEKLQNLVNDALDKGAEIVGRGNFGHLGEDAVDQFFPPTVIVNVDHTMKLMQVEKRAIAIASQLHCGVAAINDFASTYMCQSLPFGGVKHSGFGRFAGVEGLRACCLVKSVVEDRWWPYIKTVIPKPIQYPVEENAFEFQESLVEALYGLNVWDRLRALTSVVKIISEKSTKPINAKKRQ
- the LOC103993327 gene encoding aldehyde dehydrogenase 22A1-like isoform X2; the encoded protein is MAFWWPLLVLGVAFVVCRFLLMLIPPSVPSIEVDASDVLEDGSQTKENSFIYIPRKGRVPQTDKVQCYEPATMKYLGFTQASTPDEVKEHVAQAREAQKIWASSSFRKRREFLRILLKYIIDHQKLICEVSSRDTGKTMVDASLGEIMTTCEKITWLLAEGERWLKPEYRSSGHSMLHKRAKVEFYPLGVIGAIVSWNYPFHNVFNPMLAAVFSGNAAVIKVSEHASWSGLFYFRIIQAALAAVGAPDNLVHIITGFTETGQALVSSVDKIIFVGSPGVGKMVVQVAMRGALQSSGQNCAGAERFYVHERIYPDFVDQIVTLVKSISVGPPLSGRYDMGAICVQEHSEKLQNLVNDALDKGAEIVGRGNFGHLGEDAVDQFFPPTVIVNVDHTMKLMQVETFGPIIPIMKFSSDEEVIKLANDSNYGLGCAVFSGNQKRAIAIASQLHCGVAAINDFASTYMCQSLPFGGVKHSGFGRFAGVEGLRACCLVKSVVEDRWWPYIKTVIPKPIQYPVEENAFEFQESLVEALYGLNVWDRLRALTSVVKIISEKSTKPINAKKRQ
- the LOC103993327 gene encoding aldehyde dehydrogenase 22A1-like isoform X1, producing the protein MAFWWPLLVLGVAFVVCRFLLMLIPPSVPSIEVDASDVLEDGSQTKENSFIYIPRKGRVPQTDKVQCYEPATMKYLGFTQASTPDEVKEHVAQAREAQKIWASSSFRKRREFLRILLKYIIDHQKLICEVSSRDTGKTMVDASLGEIMTTCEKITWLLAEGERWLKPEYRSSGHSMLHKRAKVEFYPLGVIGAIVSWNYPFHNVFNPMLAAVFSGNAAVIKVSEHASWSGLFYFRIIQAALAAVGAPDNLVHIITGFTETGQALVSSVDKIIFVGSPGVGKMIMQKASETLIPVTFVLGGKDAFIVCEDIDLPTVVQVAMRGALQSSGQNCAGAERFYVHERIYPDFVDQIVTLVKSISVGPPLSGRYDMGAICVQEHSEKLQNLVNDALDKGAEIVGRGNFGHLGEDAVDQFFPPTVIVNVDHTMKLMQVETFGPIIPIMKFSSDEEVIKLANDSNYGLGCAVFSGNQKRAIAIASQLHCGVAAINDFASTYMCQSLPFGGVKHSGFGRFAGVEGLRACCLVKSVVEDRWWPYIKTVIPKPIQYPVEENAFEFQESLVEALYGLNVWDRLRALTSVVKIISEKSTKPINAKKRQ